In the genome of Prosthecobacter dejongeii, the window TGCCAATGTGCAGAAGTGTGTAGATAAGCCGTTTTTTAGCCATCTCCATGCGCCCCCAGAGGATCAGGTTACGCTCTGAATTCAGATCTGGAATGGTGCGATTCATCAGACACCCCAGACAGAGCTTCTGGCGAGAATTCGCCGGAACCAGCCAATTACACACCCCATGCTTCACGCCATTTTCGCAGAGTTTCATGCCCACGGATGGCTGGATCCGTAGCATTTCATTGGTGTATGGGTCATAACCCACCTCCTTTCCACATTTTAGACAGCGAGAACTGCCAAAGAAGATCACATTGCCACAGTCACAGTTGAATCGTTGCATGGAAAAAAAGGCGGCATCTCCTGAATGAAGCTGCATCTCCCTTTCGCCCCTTTTAAGCATGCTGTCATGCAAAGGTTACCCTCACCGCGAGAAGGCGCTCACCGGATGCGATCATTTGTCAAAGTCGCTGATCTGTGTAAGTCATCTCCGAGTGAATCTCATCCACCCACGCATCGAAGTCTCTGTCGGCACCCAAACTTTGGAACTGTGGGACGGCATCCGCCAAGTGAAGCGCTGGCCATGCAGTACTTCAAAATTTGGTTTAGGCTACACGGAAGGGAGCCATAAGACGCCTCTTGGCGGTTTCGTCGTCCGGGAAAAGCACGGTGAAGGGGCGCCTTCGGGCACGATTTTTAAATCTCGTCAGCCAGTGGGGCTTTGGACAGAAGACTTCATAACTCCGGATGATCTCATTTTAAGCCGCATTTTGTGGCTGGACGGGGTGGAAAAACGCAATTCCAATACTTGGCAGCGTTACATCTACATTCATGGAACCAATGACGAACGCAGCATCGGGCGACCAGCTAGCCACGGGTGCATTCGGCTGAAAAATGAGGCCATGATTGAACTCTACGATCTGACACCTGTGGGAACAGCGGTCTGGATCTGTGAGTAAGCAGCCGCTTACTCCACATCTCCAAAGCCGGAAAGGACGAGTTCCTCCAAGTCTGCCATGGCAGCCTCGGCATCCACACCTTCCGTTGTTAGCTTGATCACTTCGCCGCGGCCAGCCGCCAGCATCATGAGCCCCATGATGCTTTTGCCATTCACGGGCTCTTCGTCTTTTTCCACCCAGACGTCGCACTTATATTTGCTAGCCCTCTTAACAAATTGCGCCGCAGGACGGGCATGCATGCCCATCTTGTTTCGGATGGTGAGGTCTTTACTGAGAGTCATGCGGGTGGGTTGGCTAGGCGCGTATTAACCTATCTGGTCGTCCGCCATCTTTTTCAACAATCTTTGATCAAACTCTACTGCGCTGTTGTAGCCAAAGGTGCGCAATTTGTAATTTAAGGCCGCTAATTCGATCAAACCCGCCACGTCGCGGCCTGGGGCCACTGGAATATCCACTTTGGCGATGGTCATTCCCATGACCTCAGTCGTCTGATTTTCCATGCCTACTCGCTCCAGGTCATTGGATTCCTGGAGGTGGACGAGATTCACTGCTAAATCCAGCCTTTTGCTCATGCGGACAGACCCCACCCCGAAAAGGGCGGCTACATTGAGAATTCCGAGGCCACGAATTTCAATCATGTTACGGGTCATTTCGGGGGCAGAACCCACAATTTCACGTTCTTCGACGAGGCGTAAGCGCACGGCATCGTCCGCCACGAGGCTGGCACCGCGCTGCAAGAGCCCAATGACACTTTCACTTTTACCACAGCCACTTTTCCCCTGCACCAGAACGCCAATGCCCTGCACATCCACCAGGCACCCGTGCACGAGCATGGTGGGGGCAAAGGCCCACTCCAGCTTGATGGTGGCTGCATTGATGAATTTCATGGTGATCATGCTGGTCTGGAAAACGGAAATGCCGGCTTCATTCGCTATGGCTACCAATTCCTCACTCAGACGATGTCCACGGGCCACGATGAGGCAGGGAATCTCCCAACTGCACAATTGGCTGAAGCGGGCGGCTCGCAATTTAGGCTCCAGTCCCTCCAAAAAGGAATGCTCAGAATTCCCGATGATCTGCACCCGTTTGTAAGCGAAATAGGTGAAAAACCCCGAAAGGGCAAGGCCTGGCCGATTCACCGAAGGCTCTGAGATCTTGCGTTTGAAGCCCGCATCGCTGCCGACCAAACGCAGCTTCAATGCCTTTTCGTTGGTTCTGAAAAACTCCTCCACCGTGATGGCGGAGGGACGTTTCATTTTTGAAGACGGACTCATGGCTGAACATTTTAGCGGGAGAATGAACCAGCCCAAGTAGAATCCTGGATTTTGCGTTCGTGCTTTTTAGAGCTGGCGACCAAACTGCCAATGAGTAGAAGCTTCACCTTTACCTGTCAGTTCGATGAATTGGATCTCCAGATCCGACAGGGTTCCTGCCGGAGTGATCCGCAAATGAATCAGCTTTCCTTGGATGGGCAGTGGCAGCTTTACCTCCTGCCAATCTGTGCCAGCAGGCCACTCAAAGGAGGTTTGATTCGCTGGGGTGAAGTCCACTTCCGCTTTCGTCCTCCAGCTTACCGTTGCAGTCCCTCCTTTCCGTGCTCGCGCTCGCAGAGTGAGTGTGACCGGGCCTGGAACGGAGAGACCTGGGCGTGTGATGAAGACACGGGAAGCTTTAGCCCCCCTGCCCTGTGGGATGATTCGCAGCCCCGTCTCTGTTTCTTCAAGACTGCCATTTCGGCAAATCCAGCCTTGCACGCTTCCTGGTTCTGCGGCTGTTGCTTTAGGAACCACTGGTGCCAAAGCCGACTTTACATGATCTGCAAAGAAAACCACATCTTGAGGATGCAGGGGTTCAGCAGCTCCAGGACGTTTTAAGGTCTGACTCCAAGCTTTGAGTTTTACATCCAACCGAGCGGCGATTTCTGGATGCTTGTCTATGAGATTTTTCGTCTCGCCAGTGGGCACAGAAACATTGAAAAGAAAGGTCTCCTTGCCCCCCAGATCAATCAACTTCCAGGGGTGCTCCAGCACAGCGGCTTGGCTGCGCCAACGCCAAAAAAGAGCTTCATGGGGAGATGCTTGGGTTTCTCCTAGAAGGTAAGGCATAAGATTCACCCCATCCAGTGCTTGGTCATGAGGCAGTCCAGCCAAGGCCACGGCAGTCGCTGCCACGTCGAGGTTCATCACCGGCTGCTCATACACTTTTCCCGCTGGAATTTGGCCAGGCCATGCCGCGACAAAAGGCACCCTGACACCGCCATCTGTCAGCATGCCTTTTTCACCCACCAAGGGGTCATTCAGAGAACCATTCCACGCTCCACGTTTAAGCGGAGCCCCATTGTCTCCGATAAAAAAGATCAGTGTGTTTTTCTCGGCACCCATCTCCTTGAGCTTCGTCCGCAGTCGCCCGATGCCGTCATCCATCGCGGCGATCATTGCCAAGGCCTGACGACGTTCCTTCGGCAGATGTGTGGGTGTCTTGGCATACCAGGGTTCCGGTGACTCCAACGGCACATGAGGCGCATACCAAGCAAGGTAAAGGAACCAAGGCACCTCCGGCTTCGCCACCCTTCGATCCAGGAAACTCAGTGCGGCCTCCGTCTGCACC includes:
- a CDS encoding L,D-transpeptidase, whose product is MNLIHPRIEVSVGTQTLELWDGIRQVKRWPCSTSKFGLGYTEGSHKTPLGGFVVREKHGEGAPSGTIFKSRQPVGLWTEDFITPDDLILSRILWLDGVEKRNSNTWQRYIYIHGTNDERSIGRPASHGCIRLKNEAMIELYDLTPVGTAVWICE
- a CDS encoding HPr family phosphocarrier protein — protein: MTLSKDLTIRNKMGMHARPAAQFVKRASKYKCDVWVEKDEEPVNGKSIMGLMMLAAGRGEVIKLTTEGVDAEAAMADLEELVLSGFGDVE
- the hprK gene encoding HPr(Ser) kinase/phosphatase, which gives rise to MKRPSAITVEEFFRTNEKALKLRLVGSDAGFKRKISEPSVNRPGLALSGFFTYFAYKRVQIIGNSEHSFLEGLEPKLRAARFSQLCSWEIPCLIVARGHRLSEELVAIANEAGISVFQTSMITMKFINAATIKLEWAFAPTMLVHGCLVDVQGIGVLVQGKSGCGKSESVIGLLQRGASLVADDAVRLRLVEEREIVGSAPEMTRNMIEIRGLGILNVAALFGVGSVRMSKRLDLAVNLVHLQESNDLERVGMENQTTEVMGMTIAKVDIPVAPGRDVAGLIELAALNYKLRTFGYNSAVEFDQRLLKKMADDQIG
- a CDS encoding sulfatase family protein, encoding MKAIVLFVLIGLISFHHGLDAAPNVLLIYSDDHGWADLGLQGVDPDIKTPHLDQLARDGVRFSRGYVSAPQCVPSRAGVITGTHQNRFGVDDNNKGPLPLDVLTLPERLKQAGYVTGMCGKWHLDLGNKKDGPKTLRILPDHMPHRHGFDEYWRGEMRQYYASHGLDGQPFEGAPRLVLDDRFRITVQTEAALSFLDRRVAKPEVPWFLYLAWYAPHVPLESPEPWYAKTPTHLPKERRQALAMIAAMDDGIGRLRTKLKEMGAEKNTLIFFIGDNGAPLKRGAWNGSLNDPLVGEKGMLTDGGVRVPFVAAWPGQIPAGKVYEQPVMNLDVAATAVALAGLPHDQALDGVNLMPYLLGETQASPHEALFWRWRSQAAVLEHPWKLIDLGGKETFLFNVSVPTGETKNLIDKHPEIAARLDVKLKAWSQTLKRPGAAEPLHPQDVVFFADHVKSALAPVVPKATAAEPGSVQGWICRNGSLEETETGLRIIPQGRGAKASRVFITRPGLSVPGPVTLTLRARARKGGTATVSWRTKAEVDFTPANQTSFEWPAGTDWQEVKLPLPIQGKLIHLRITPAGTLSDLEIQFIELTGKGEASTHWQFGRQL